From Rhodopseudomonas palustris, a single genomic window includes:
- the guaB gene encoding IMP dehydrogenase yields the protein MASVSASPQFIEALTFDDVLLKPGLSDVLPSEVDIRSRITRAIPLNIPIIASAMDTVTEARMAIAMAQAGGLGVIHRNFDPEGQAAQVRQVKKFESGMVVNPLTISPDAKLADALALMNQYGFSGIPVVTGGHGHGPGKLVGILTNRDVRFATDPAQKVSELMTHENLVTVREGVSQDEAKKLLHQHRIEKLLVVDEQYRCVGLITVKDMEKAVAHPLASKDAQGRLRVAAATTVGEGGFERTERLIEAGVDVVVVDTAHGHSARVLETVTRIKRISNEVQVIAGNIATRDGAQALIDSGADAVKVGIGPGSICTTRIVAGVGVPQLTAIMDAVEACKKADVPVIADGGIKYSGDLAKALAAGADIAMVGSLLAGTDETPGEVFLWQGRSYKAYRGMGSVGAMARGSADRYFQQDIKDTLKLVPEGIEGQVPYKGPVGNVVHQLAGGLRAAMGYVGAKDLGEFHTKAQFVRITGAGLRESHVHDVTITRESPNYPGGV from the coding sequence ATGGCGTCAGTGAGCGCATCCCCGCAATTTATCGAAGCTCTCACCTTCGACGACGTGCTGCTGAAGCCGGGCCTGTCGGACGTGCTGCCGTCTGAGGTCGACATCCGCTCGCGCATCACCCGCGCGATCCCGCTCAACATCCCGATCATCGCCTCGGCAATGGACACCGTCACCGAAGCCCGGATGGCGATCGCGATGGCGCAGGCCGGCGGCCTCGGCGTGATCCACCGCAATTTCGATCCCGAGGGCCAGGCCGCGCAGGTCCGCCAGGTCAAGAAGTTCGAGTCCGGCATGGTGGTCAACCCGCTGACCATCAGCCCCGACGCCAAGCTGGCCGACGCGCTGGCACTGATGAATCAGTACGGCTTCTCCGGCATTCCGGTGGTCACCGGCGGCCACGGCCACGGCCCCGGTAAGCTGGTCGGCATTCTCACCAACCGCGACGTTCGCTTCGCCACAGATCCGGCGCAGAAAGTGTCGGAACTCATGACGCATGAGAACCTCGTCACCGTGCGCGAGGGCGTCAGCCAGGACGAAGCCAAGAAATTGCTGCATCAGCACCGCATCGAGAAGCTGCTGGTGGTCGACGAGCAGTATCGCTGCGTCGGCCTGATCACCGTCAAGGACATGGAGAAGGCGGTCGCGCATCCGCTCGCCAGCAAGGACGCGCAGGGCCGGCTCCGCGTCGCCGCGGCGACCACGGTCGGCGAGGGCGGATTCGAGCGCACCGAGCGGCTGATCGAAGCCGGCGTCGACGTCGTGGTGGTCGACACCGCGCACGGCCATTCGGCGCGCGTGCTCGAAACAGTGACGCGGATCAAGCGGATCTCCAACGAAGTACAGGTGATCGCCGGCAACATCGCCACCCGCGACGGTGCCCAGGCGCTGATCGATTCCGGCGCCGACGCCGTCAAGGTCGGCATCGGTCCGGGCTCGATCTGCACCACGCGGATCGTCGCCGGCGTCGGTGTGCCGCAGCTCACCGCCATCATGGATGCGGTCGAGGCCTGCAAGAAGGCCGACGTGCCGGTGATCGCCGACGGCGGCATCAAGTATTCGGGCGATCTCGCCAAGGCGCTCGCCGCCGGCGCCGACATCGCGATGGTCGGTTCCTTGCTCGCCGGCACCGACGAGACCCCGGGCGAAGTGTTCCTGTGGCAGGGCCGCTCCTACAAGGCGTATCGCGGCATGGGCTCGGTCGGCGCGATGGCGCGCGGCTCGGCCGATCGTTACTTCCAGCAGGACATCAAGGACACGCTGAAACTGGTGCCGGAAGGCATCGAGGGCCAGGTGCCGTACAAGGGCCCGGTCGGCAACGTCGTGCACCAGCTCGCCGGCGGCCTGCGCGCGGCGATGGGCTATGTCGGCGCCAAGGACCTCGGCGAATTCCACACCAAGGCGCAGTTCGTCCGCATCACCGGCGCCGGCCTGCGCGAAAGCCACGTCCACGACGTCACCATCACCCGCGAAAGCCCGAACTATCCGGGCGGTGTGTGA